A region of Alkalispirochaeta americana DNA encodes the following proteins:
- the rpmG gene encoding 50S ribosomal protein L33 produces the protein MAKAKKGNLTRVRLKSTESGFCYYTVKNKKNTPNKMEFMKYDPFVRKHVLFKESGKV, from the coding sequence GTGGCTAAAGCAAAAAAGGGTAACCTGACACGGGTTCGCCTCAAGAGCACCGAGAGTGGCTTCTGCTACTACACGGTAAAGAACAAGAAGAACACTCCCAACAAGATGGAGTTTATGAAGTACGACCCGTTTGTGCGGAAGCACGTCCTCTTCAAGGAATCGGGCAAGGTCTGA
- the lnt gene encoding apolipoprotein N-acyltransferase has product MKIADHHQGFLVLLGLFLAVVLTGVFLFALPATAVTPLGGGDALLLAWFCLHCLWLGVLASRLRRGPLFWDLLGPAAEGLFFYGFFLFLFSYIFALNANMDYVQRFIESGGNLRLALDSRTERLISVARFAPLLLVDLALWFLAGLRRWDEGREGERWLFFSPLLVFLSVGLSVLAAPSAIFLEGIPLLGWVALVPLFLVLRGQTSAARTGRAVWYGLLYGVLFTLLGNFWLGTFNLISLQAVGVIFLGFYGIFMPLVAGALRRARREPWCVVVLPLAWTAFELARSSGFLGYPWLLVAHSQYRILPLIQLAELGGVWLVSFVVLLVNSLGAEMVILLLRGDCSSAARVRGLRRLALAAVGVLVLSLGVGAALLARPLPSRGEVRLALIQQNSDPRKHEYRRTLDSLIELTDASLAYEPDLVVWSETAFVPNIRRWSEEDPRRYGLARLVKEFLAYQETMGTWLVTGNDDYRQVLDQDGQEVERHNFNAAVLFSPSGERRETYHKIKLVPFTEYFPYERQLPWVYQMLLDFDVAFWTPGVERTLFHHPDFRFATPICFEDVFPGQVREFARAGMEVVVNLTNDYWSLQEVAAQQHFVAALFRTVELRRPMVRSTASGVTSHIDAAGRIVATVPQYSEQYMIAQVDIPDGSRITLYERWGDWVPWSSAVVLLLLLGWQGLTDLRQGRSADRDDEGKPRDGSASSGD; this is encoded by the coding sequence ATGAAGATTGCTGATCACCATCAGGGCTTTCTGGTGCTGCTGGGGCTTTTCCTGGCGGTGGTTCTTACGGGAGTATTTCTCTTTGCCCTTCCTGCCACGGCGGTTACACCCCTGGGTGGGGGAGATGCCCTGCTTCTGGCCTGGTTCTGCTTGCACTGTCTGTGGCTGGGAGTGCTTGCCAGCCGTCTCAGACGGGGGCCGCTGTTCTGGGATCTTCTGGGGCCTGCCGCCGAGGGGCTTTTTTTCTACGGCTTCTTTCTCTTCCTTTTCTCCTATATTTTCGCCCTGAATGCCAATATGGATTACGTGCAGCGTTTTATTGAGAGCGGCGGGAACCTCCGGCTGGCTCTGGATTCGCGCACGGAACGGCTCATCTCGGTGGCGCGCTTCGCGCCTCTTTTGCTGGTCGATCTGGCCCTCTGGTTCCTGGCGGGGCTCCGTCGCTGGGACGAAGGGCGTGAGGGGGAGCGGTGGCTCTTTTTCTCTCCCCTCCTGGTTTTTCTCTCGGTGGGGCTCTCGGTGCTGGCTGCGCCGTCGGCGATCTTTCTGGAAGGGATTCCTCTTCTGGGGTGGGTCGCTCTGGTGCCGCTCTTCCTGGTGTTGCGGGGGCAGACCAGCGCAGCCCGGACGGGCCGGGCCGTGTGGTACGGGCTGCTCTACGGAGTGCTCTTCACGCTTTTGGGAAACTTCTGGCTGGGCACGTTCAACCTGATCTCGCTTCAGGCTGTGGGAGTGATCTTTCTCGGATTCTACGGGATCTTCATGCCCTTGGTGGCGGGAGCGCTTCGCCGGGCCCGGCGCGAGCCCTGGTGCGTGGTGGTCCTTCCCCTGGCCTGGACTGCTTTTGAACTTGCCCGAAGCAGCGGGTTCCTGGGCTATCCCTGGTTGCTGGTTGCTCACAGTCAGTACCGCATTCTGCCTCTTATCCAGCTTGCCGAGTTGGGCGGGGTCTGGCTGGTGAGTTTCGTGGTGCTCCTGGTAAACAGTCTGGGTGCCGAGATGGTGATCCTCCTGTTGCGAGGGGATTGTTCCTCGGCGGCCAGGGTTCGGGGGCTCCGGAGGCTTGCTTTGGCAGCGGTGGGGGTTCTGGTTCTCTCCCTGGGGGTGGGGGCTGCTTTGCTGGCGCGGCCCCTTCCCTCGCGGGGAGAGGTTCGGCTGGCTCTGATTCAGCAAAACAGCGATCCCCGCAAGCATGAGTATCGCAGAACGCTGGATTCCCTGATCGAGCTGACCGATGCGAGTCTTGCCTACGAGCCCGACCTGGTGGTCTGGTCCGAGACCGCCTTTGTCCCCAACATTCGTCGTTGGTCCGAGGAAGATCCCCGGCGGTACGGGCTGGCCCGGTTGGTGAAAGAGTTCCTGGCCTATCAGGAAACGATGGGGACCTGGCTTGTCACGGGAAACGATGATTACCGCCAGGTGCTGGACCAGGATGGGCAGGAGGTGGAGCGGCACAACTTCAACGCGGCGGTGCTCTTTTCTCCCTCGGGTGAGCGGCGCGAGACCTATCACAAGATCAAGCTGGTTCCCTTTACGGAGTACTTCCCCTACGAAAGGCAGCTTCCCTGGGTGTACCAGATGCTTCTGGATTTTGACGTTGCCTTCTGGACTCCCGGCGTTGAGCGGACCCTGTTTCATCATCCCGATTTTCGGTTTGCCACGCCCATTTGTTTCGAGGATGTCTTCCCGGGACAGGTCAGGGAGTTTGCCCGGGCGGGCATGGAGGTGGTGGTGAACCTGACCAACGATTACTGGTCGCTTCAGGAGGTGGCCGCCCAGCAGCATTTTGTGGCGGCTCTCTTCCGGACGGTGGAGTTGCGCCGCCCCATGGTTCGCTCAACCGCCAGCGGGGTCACCTCCCATATCGATGCTGCCGGGAGGATTGTCGCTACCGTTCCCCAGTACTCCGAGCAGTATATGATCGCCCAGGTGGATATCCCCGACGGATCCCGGATTACCCTTTACGAGCGTTGGGGTGACTGGGTACCCTGGAGTTCCGCCGTGGTGCTTCTGCTCTTGCTGGGGTGGCAGGGTCTGACAGACCTGCGGCAAGGCAGGTCTGCGGACAGGGACGACGAAGGAAAGCCTCGCGACGGATCCGCTTCTAGCGGCGATTGA
- the lgt gene encoding prolipoprotein diacylglyceryl transferase: MPLFFEYPHWLSPEIIPGLPLRWYGLMYLVAFSLAYLLTRVQLRDQRFGVSSTVSQDDLVNLFFWTILGLLVGARIFAALVYDTSGRYLSRPWLIFWPFNERGVFTGLQGMSYHGGLLGAVAGFVTYAKLRKIDVLEMGDLLVTAIPLGYTFGRIGNFINGELYGRVTARPWGVRFPQAQEVPARHPAVQEIAARLQIDLQGLDFVNLPRHPSQLYEAALEGVVLWAILWFVFRHRKPFKGFMIGLYLIGYALARFVAEYFRVPDSDLGFVIQAGPENNPGWLFLSPLNITTGQVLSILMALAGVALLLLLWGIGRRAPRVQTFQEAPEHRRNARRQLRRKLNRR; the protein is encoded by the coding sequence ATGCCCCTTTTTTTTGAATACCCTCACTGGCTTTCACCGGAAATAATCCCGGGCCTTCCCCTGCGGTGGTACGGACTGATGTACCTGGTCGCCTTCTCTCTGGCCTACCTGCTCACGCGGGTGCAACTGCGGGATCAGCGGTTCGGTGTGAGCAGCACCGTCAGCCAGGACGACCTGGTGAACCTCTTCTTCTGGACAATCCTGGGGCTTCTCGTGGGGGCCCGGATCTTCGCCGCCCTGGTCTACGATACCTCGGGACGGTATCTCTCCCGCCCCTGGCTGATCTTCTGGCCCTTCAACGAGCGGGGAGTCTTTACGGGGCTCCAGGGCATGAGCTACCACGGCGGGCTTCTGGGAGCTGTGGCGGGGTTTGTCACCTACGCAAAGCTGCGCAAGATCGACGTCCTGGAGATGGGCGATCTTCTCGTCACGGCCATTCCCCTGGGGTACACCTTTGGAAGAATCGGCAACTTTATCAACGGAGAGCTCTACGGCCGCGTTACCGCCCGCCCCTGGGGGGTGCGGTTTCCCCAGGCTCAGGAGGTCCCGGCCCGGCATCCGGCGGTGCAGGAGATAGCCGCCCGCCTGCAGATCGATCTGCAGGGGCTGGACTTTGTGAACCTCCCCCGTCACCCGTCGCAGCTCTACGAGGCGGCCCTGGAAGGGGTGGTGCTCTGGGCAATCCTGTGGTTTGTCTTCCGTCACCGGAAACCCTTCAAGGGTTTCATGATCGGGCTGTACCTGATCGGCTACGCCCTGGCACGATTCGTGGCGGAGTATTTTCGCGTACCCGATAGTGATCTGGGGTTCGTGATTCAGGCAGGACCGGAAAACAACCCGGGCTGGCTCTTTCTCTCGCCGCTGAACATAACCACCGGCCAGGTCCTGAGCATCCTCATGGCCCTGGCTGGAGTGGCGCTCCTGCTTCTTCTCTGGGGTATTGGCCGCCGGGCCCCCCGGGTGCAGACCTTCCAGGAAGCACCGGAGCACCGCCGGAACGCCCGGCGGCAGTTGCGCAGAAAGCTCAATCGCCGCTAG
- a CDS encoding flagellar assembly protein A — protein sequence MAEAGKPLSGILKIDIADPALKVVLTFEASNDGDEWTPETLAAALAERGLEKRPDHSVLSEFLKKAAASAGKGPVSAEVVTGIAPVQPAPDTPLWEDLPVPEELKQISSDVLDQTPPPVIERTLREPVERETTVKQKSGFPFGKERVETKIVRDTVERQERVYIDPTVQDLFFVHQGALVGRITPRSEGIPGRDVFGRAIPIRRLADPAFYCGPNLQKVRDDIRAGASGFVRVGPNWADLIPFSNHSWSVELSPDKATAFLIFSPGHRALPLPDPEEILQAARELPYPEESLMNARELLQLLTDQAETGTEERLVISSSRDASFDIYVPEDKLAAYLNIHKGKGRGKPLNLRDVGTAIKQSGLKKLNFETIKKDILAFYESNEMDLTSYLLCEGTAPVPGPERQVEYSITFNPPETTEKITSRLEELLREATGGTEDPETPDAPPRVDPEEIRLDSLKEFPADEIQKTAFVKAEQLLCSIDPPTPGEPGMDVYGAIIPAEPGPVAEIILHENITRQKAVIATTRAGVLDYRESDGVVSLRLRPHQDAKIDVTLAEDRMEAWLSLEEGAGTGKLLTREAIDQALAQARVTHGLDHEAIATALRAARASKAGAPVTQITVARGTPPTHQSENRVEHLVGGPSAAPVRIRKDGTADYRSRSDIITVEEGQELCRLLPSQQSAIDGTDVTGSSVPARKLGGFELEIGPNVSRREETDGSVTLCSEIRGELLATAKRIEVLSSHTVKGDVDMSVGNIRFPGAVTIGGTVRSGFYVVSTGDVKIGGGVEGALISSDGDIMIKQGVKGGGKAVLRSKRNILSPFVELATVLAVGDVILKTALVRSRIKCNGKISFKGDKGRIVGGTLRARNGFEVACVGSPRGIKTKLSFGQDYLVADLIEKEEKEIEKVKRRITQVDLEMRKNEKTGATEALETLRSEKIKLLKLMEKRGLRLFTLRERFEQHFPSKVVISGEVHSGTIFESHGRTFEVTSPRKAIAVEFNPHTGNIDISELNGS from the coding sequence ATGGCTGAGGCAGGAAAACCCCTTTCGGGGATATTAAAGATTGATATTGCCGACCCCGCGCTGAAGGTCGTACTCACCTTTGAGGCCAGCAACGACGGCGACGAATGGACTCCCGAGACGCTTGCCGCAGCGCTGGCCGAACGGGGCCTGGAGAAAAGGCCAGACCACAGTGTCCTGTCGGAGTTTCTCAAAAAAGCCGCCGCATCGGCCGGAAAAGGCCCCGTTTCCGCTGAGGTTGTCACAGGCATCGCCCCGGTCCAGCCGGCCCCGGACACCCCCCTCTGGGAGGATCTGCCAGTTCCGGAGGAACTCAAGCAGATCAGCTCGGATGTCCTTGACCAGACGCCTCCGCCGGTCATAGAACGAACCCTTCGCGAGCCCGTGGAGCGGGAGACCACGGTAAAACAAAAGAGCGGCTTCCCCTTCGGAAAGGAACGGGTGGAGACAAAGATAGTCCGTGACACCGTGGAACGCCAGGAGCGCGTCTACATAGACCCCACGGTGCAGGACCTCTTCTTTGTCCACCAGGGAGCCCTGGTGGGGCGCATCACCCCCAGATCCGAGGGAATCCCCGGCCGGGATGTCTTCGGACGGGCCATCCCCATCAGAAGACTCGCCGATCCCGCGTTTTACTGCGGCCCCAACCTCCAGAAAGTTCGCGATGACATCCGTGCCGGTGCTTCGGGTTTTGTCCGGGTGGGGCCCAACTGGGCCGATCTCATTCCCTTTTCAAACCATTCCTGGTCGGTAGAACTCAGCCCCGACAAGGCCACGGCCTTTCTGATCTTCTCTCCGGGACACCGGGCACTCCCCCTGCCGGATCCGGAGGAGATACTCCAGGCAGCCCGGGAACTCCCCTACCCGGAGGAATCTCTCATGAACGCCCGGGAGCTCCTCCAGCTTCTGACCGATCAGGCCGAAACAGGAACGGAAGAGCGGCTGGTCATCTCCAGTTCCCGCGATGCCTCCTTTGATATTTACGTTCCCGAGGACAAGCTCGCGGCCTACCTGAACATCCACAAGGGCAAGGGCCGGGGAAAACCCCTGAACCTGCGCGATGTGGGAACAGCGATCAAGCAAAGCGGCCTCAAGAAACTGAACTTCGAGACAATCAAGAAAGACATTCTCGCCTTTTATGAAAGCAACGAGATGGACCTCACCAGCTACCTGCTCTGCGAGGGAACAGCTCCCGTGCCGGGGCCGGAACGACAGGTGGAGTACTCCATCACCTTCAACCCGCCCGAAACCACAGAGAAGATCACCTCCCGCCTGGAGGAACTCCTCCGGGAGGCCACGGGAGGCACCGAAGATCCCGAGACCCCGGACGCCCCTCCCCGGGTTGACCCCGAAGAAATCCGCCTGGACTCGCTGAAGGAATTCCCTGCCGACGAGATCCAGAAAACAGCCTTTGTGAAGGCCGAACAGCTTCTCTGTTCGATCGATCCCCCCACCCCGGGAGAACCGGGAATGGATGTCTACGGGGCGATAATACCCGCCGAGCCGGGCCCGGTGGCAGAAATAATCCTTCACGAGAACATCACCCGGCAAAAGGCGGTGATCGCCACAACCCGGGCCGGTGTCCTGGATTACCGCGAGTCCGACGGCGTGGTCTCGCTCCGCCTGCGGCCCCACCAGGATGCAAAGATCGACGTTACCCTGGCAGAGGACCGCATGGAGGCCTGGCTCTCCCTGGAAGAGGGCGCCGGCACGGGAAAACTCCTCACCCGGGAGGCGATTGATCAGGCTCTTGCCCAGGCCCGCGTGACCCACGGTCTGGATCACGAGGCGATCGCCACGGCCCTGCGGGCCGCCCGGGCCTCAAAGGCGGGGGCTCCCGTAACACAGATCACCGTGGCCCGGGGAACACCCCCGACCCATCAGAGCGAGAACCGGGTGGAACACCTGGTGGGGGGCCCCTCGGCGGCTCCCGTGCGGATACGCAAAGACGGCACCGCCGACTACCGCAGCCGGAGCGATATCATCACCGTCGAGGAGGGGCAGGAGCTCTGCCGCCTTCTTCCCTCGCAGCAAAGCGCCATCGATGGCACCGATGTGACAGGTTCCTCCGTTCCCGCACGAAAACTGGGAGGCTTCGAACTGGAGATAGGCCCCAACGTCTCACGCCGGGAAGAAACCGACGGCTCCGTCACCCTCTGCTCCGAGATACGGGGCGAACTCCTGGCTACGGCCAAACGAATCGAGGTGCTCTCGTCCCACACCGTCAAGGGCGATGTAGACATGTCGGTGGGCAACATCCGCTTTCCCGGCGCCGTCACCATAGGAGGCACCGTCAGGAGCGGTTTCTACGTGGTCTCCACGGGAGACGTCAAAATCGGTGGCGGGGTTGAGGGCGCCCTGATCTCCTCCGACGGAGACATCATGATCAAACAGGGCGTCAAGGGCGGAGGGAAGGCGGTTCTCCGGAGCAAACGAAACATCTTGAGCCCCTTCGTGGAGCTTGCCACGGTGCTCGCCGTGGGCGATGTCATTCTCAAGACCGCCCTGGTGCGCTCCCGTATCAAGTGCAACGGCAAGATCTCCTTCAAGGGGGACAAGGGCCGAATCGTGGGCGGCACCCTCCGGGCCCGAAACGGCTTCGAGGTGGCCTGCGTGGGCTCGCCCCGGGGAATAAAAACAAAACTCTCCTTTGGCCAGGACTACCTGGTGGCCGACCTGATCGAGAAGGAAGAAAAGGAGATCGAGAAAGTAAAACGCCGCATCACCCAGGTGGACCTGGAGATGCGCAAGAACGAGAAAACAGGAGCCACGGAGGCGCTGGAAACGCTGCGCTCGGAGAAAATCAAGCTCCTGAAGCTCATGGAAAAGCGGGGATTGCGGCTCTTCACCCTGCGGGAACGCTTTGAGCAGCATTTTCCCAGCAAGGTTGTCATCAGCGGCGAGGTCCACAGTGGCACGATCTTCGAGAGCCACGGCCGGACCTTTGAGGTCACCTCACCCCGCAAGGCGATTGCCGTGGAGTTCAACCCTCACACCGGTAACATCGATATCAGCGAACTGAACGGGAGTTAA
- a CDS encoding P-loop NTPase: MYIVPVASGKGGVGKSLVSANLAIALAQAGKRVILADLDLGGSNLHLILGMNSINGSIGTLLNNSREKITSILNDTGIPNLQFIPGDSEIPGLANLTASQKRMLVRKLTSLEADYLIMDLGAGTGQTTLDFFLTSSHGIICTTPTPTATVSAYLFLKNAVFRVLQGTVGKTGAGADYLKELFQDKSTLRQVYFPDIARELDIRDPEAGQKFRHAMRRFSPRLIMNMLENPKDAEKINRLRRSAQQYLDLDLLHLGVIFRDDLQDTALSARLPIIRYKPSSILSQAIYRIADKMIQLEADTDGSVLDLETINDSFEAAETEAESDFENRMNYIEELLNTGALSTGDLVETIKSQHHELVQLKKQVNLYRSKVVRAINQGFTV; encoded by the coding sequence ATGTATATTGTACCCGTAGCAAGCGGAAAAGGCGGAGTAGGAAAATCCCTCGTCTCGGCAAACCTGGCAATCGCCCTGGCTCAGGCCGGGAAGCGTGTCATTTTGGCCGATCTCGATCTGGGGGGATCAAACCTCCATCTTATCCTGGGCATGAACTCGATAAACGGTTCGATCGGCACCCTCCTGAACAATTCCCGGGAAAAGATCACCTCTATCCTGAACGATACGGGAATTCCCAATCTGCAGTTCATCCCCGGTGATTCCGAGATCCCCGGCCTGGCAAACCTCACGGCAAGCCAGAAACGGATGCTCGTGCGAAAACTCACCTCCCTGGAAGCGGATTACCTCATCATGGACCTGGGAGCGGGCACCGGCCAGACCACTCTGGATTTCTTCCTCACCTCCAGCCACGGAATCATCTGCACCACCCCCACCCCCACAGCCACGGTGAGCGCCTACCTTTTCCTGAAAAACGCCGTCTTTCGGGTGCTCCAGGGAACAGTGGGAAAAACAGGAGCCGGAGCAGACTACCTGAAGGAGCTCTTCCAGGATAAGAGCACCCTTCGCCAGGTCTATTTTCCCGATATAGCCCGGGAGCTGGATATCCGGGATCCCGAAGCGGGCCAGAAATTCCGCCACGCCATGCGGCGCTTCAGCCCCCGGCTGATCATGAATATGCTGGAAAACCCCAAGGACGCAGAGAAAATCAACCGCCTCCGCCGGAGCGCCCAGCAATACCTGGATCTCGATCTATTGCACCTGGGAGTCATCTTCCGGGACGATCTCCAGGACACAGCCCTCTCGGCGCGGCTTCCCATCATCCGATACAAACCCAGCTCTATCCTCTCCCAGGCGATCTACCGCATCGCCGACAAGATGATCCAGCTCGAGGCCGATACCGACGGAAGCGTCCTTGATCTGGAGACGATCAACGACTCCTTTGAAGCCGCTGAAACGGAAGCAGAGAGTGATTTTGAGAACAGAATGAACTATATTGAAGAACTACTGAACACCGGCGCGTTGTCGACGGGGGACCTGGTGGAGACAATCAAAAGTCAGCACCACGAACTGGTTCAGTTGAAGAAGCAGGTTAATCTCTACCGCTCCAAGGTGGTTCGGGCGATCAATCAGGGCTTCACCGTCTGA
- a CDS encoding S41 family peptidase, which produces MLVLGVLAAPALAAQGGSRSPDQSLALFEQVYRFIQRNYVDEVDPDVLIEGALKGMFESLDDPHSAYLFPDQMRSLTDTTSGQFGGVGLYINKPFSSRDGGPVYIEVVSPIEGTPADRAGLEAGDRIKAIEGESTADLAVDEVVDRLRGAPGSSVEVTILRGRDLEFPVTLSRAIIQIPTVRWGMIDSSTAFLRIIQFTPHTRDRVAEALEEFRQEGYTSMVIDLRSNPGGLLESVVDVADLFFDGGLVVETRGRVASENKRFQARSGRAVASDIALAVLINDGSASASEILAAALKDRDRARLFGSTTYGKGSVQQVRGLGDGGFRLTMSRYYTPAGTDIDKKGISPHEEVKEARLSEEEQRAYIDLRRENRFVDFVDQVGDPSPADIDRFVQDLLQEGVEIEADNLRRLVRAEVNRVLHRDILFDLENDRVLRRALEYLQQL; this is translated from the coding sequence GTGTTGGTTTTGGGTGTCCTTGCGGCACCTGCTCTTGCTGCGCAAGGCGGCTCCCGTTCTCCTGACCAGTCCCTGGCGCTCTTTGAACAGGTCTATCGGTTCATCCAGCGAAATTACGTGGACGAGGTTGATCCCGACGTTCTCATTGAGGGAGCGCTGAAAGGAATGTTCGAGAGTCTCGATGATCCTCACTCGGCGTACCTTTTTCCGGATCAGATGCGGAGTCTCACCGATACCACCAGTGGCCAGTTCGGTGGTGTGGGTCTCTATATCAATAAACCCTTCTCGTCCCGCGATGGGGGGCCGGTATATATTGAGGTGGTCTCGCCCATCGAGGGCACCCCCGCCGACCGGGCAGGGCTCGAGGCGGGAGACAGGATCAAGGCGATCGAAGGTGAGTCTACGGCTGATCTTGCTGTGGACGAGGTGGTGGATCGTCTGCGGGGAGCCCCCGGGTCCTCCGTGGAGGTGACGATCCTGCGGGGCCGGGACCTGGAGTTTCCCGTCACACTATCCCGGGCGATCATCCAGATTCCCACGGTACGTTGGGGAATGATCGATTCTTCCACGGCTTTTTTGCGAATTATCCAGTTTACCCCCCACACCCGGGACCGGGTGGCCGAGGCGCTCGAGGAGTTTCGCCAGGAGGGGTATACATCGATGGTGATCGATCTCCGCTCCAACCCCGGCGGGCTTCTTGAGTCTGTTGTTGACGTGGCGGATCTCTTTTTCGATGGCGGACTGGTGGTGGAGACCCGGGGCCGTGTTGCCAGCGAAAACAAGCGCTTCCAGGCGCGGTCCGGGCGGGCTGTGGCCAGCGATATTGCCCTGGCGGTGCTGATAAACGATGGTTCTGCCTCGGCCTCGGAGATCCTGGCAGCGGCGCTGAAAGATCGGGATCGGGCTCGTCTCTTCGGTTCCACCACCTACGGGAAGGGGTCGGTGCAGCAGGTCCGGGGACTGGGCGATGGTGGCTTTCGCCTTACCATGTCCCGTTACTATACCCCGGCCGGAACGGACATCGATAAAAAGGGTATCTCTCCTCACGAAGAGGTGAAGGAAGCGCGGCTTTCCGAGGAGGAACAGCGGGCCTACATCGATCTTCGCCGGGAAAACCGCTTTGTCGATTTTGTCGATCAGGTGGGGGATCCCTCCCCGGCCGACATCGACCGTTTTGTGCAGGACCTCCTTCAGGAAGGGGTGGAGATCGAGGCTGACAATCTGCGCCGCCTCGTTCGTGCCGAGGTGAACCGCGTGTTGCACCGGGATATTCTCTTTGACCTGGAAAACGATCGGGTTCTTCGGCGGGCCCTTGAGTACCTGCAGCAGTTGTGA
- a CDS encoding RsmE family RNA methyltransferase, whose amino-acid sequence MKHLVVSSIPPPGGEIHLSGRDAHYLGQVRRLRPGDSLDCTDGNGGVCRALVSVGPGGDLVLVVQKILGEDPQQPASLELPRGEVSLEVFLPLLKGKLFDKALRQVTELGADRIVPVVTRHCVKRPPREEAELRKKNQRWEVILREACQQSGRSRLPELTPVQDLPALVDGTPGIVFHERATRGLTREKAAELWVGGGSRRVLTGPEGGLAPEEVACLAEAGWLVCSLPTPVLRAETAAVAALAIVLHLGSELHCSSRSVIP is encoded by the coding sequence ATGAAGCACCTGGTGGTTTCTTCCATTCCCCCTCCAGGGGGCGAAATACATCTTTCCGGGCGGGATGCCCATTACCTGGGGCAGGTTCGGCGGCTTCGCCCGGGCGATTCTCTGGATTGTACCGATGGAAACGGCGGGGTGTGCCGGGCCCTGGTTTCTGTTGGTCCAGGGGGCGATCTGGTCCTGGTGGTTCAGAAGATCCTCGGGGAAGATCCTCAACAACCGGCCTCCCTGGAGCTGCCTCGGGGAGAGGTGTCCCTTGAGGTGTTCCTGCCTCTGCTGAAGGGTAAGCTCTTTGACAAGGCGCTGCGCCAGGTGACGGAGCTGGGGGCCGACCGGATCGTCCCTGTAGTAACCCGGCACTGCGTGAAGCGACCGCCCCGGGAGGAGGCGGAGTTGCGCAAGAAAAATCAGCGTTGGGAGGTGATCCTGCGGGAGGCCTGTCAGCAGAGCGGCCGCAGTCGCCTCCCCGAGCTGACCCCGGTACAGGATCTCCCGGCTCTTGTCGATGGCACGCCGGGGATCGTCTTTCACGAGCGGGCAACCCGGGGGCTCACTCGGGAGAAGGCGGCAGAGCTCTGGGTCGGGGGTGGCTCCCGGAGGGTTCTGACCGGTCCCGAAGGAGGGCTGGCTCCGGAGGAGGTGGCCTGTCTGGCTGAAGCGGGCTGGCTGGTCTGTTCTTTGCCTACACCGGTTTTACGGGCAGAAACGGCGGCAGTGGCGGCTCTGGCTATTGTCTTGCATCTGGGAAGCGAACTACACTGTTCCTCCCGCTCGGTGATCCCCTGA
- a CDS encoding WecB/TagA/CpsF family glycosyltransferase — translation MSCTFRQFFGLPLIEDAPPDLAPVWGATRTAPGILFFAGRSFLWRLVRSRRVRTGLAGKNAAVVPAGGGARWQTRLACGCDIGKYSAFQGLIRLLSRAEEDQAAIFIVDSDPKAVRRIEENLRITFPGLRIVGRAAFTPAIATSVTTAIRKAEPRIVLIGCARKPVLRWMIGQYDQVGNALAIVASQAVDRMAGRRRGISPGDLLGAPLQLLVPLLLVGHRLVLIHRWKKLQA, via the coding sequence ATGTCTTGTACGTTTCGACAGTTTTTTGGTTTGCCCCTGATTGAGGATGCCCCGCCTGACCTGGCTCCGGTGTGGGGTGCAACCCGGACGGCCCCGGGGATTCTCTTCTTTGCCGGTCGCTCTTTTTTGTGGCGCCTGGTGCGTTCCCGACGGGTGCGAACCGGCCTCGCGGGCAAAAACGCCGCCGTCGTGCCCGCAGGCGGTGGTGCCCGCTGGCAAACCCGCCTGGCCTGCGGGTGTGATATCGGTAAGTACAGCGCCTTTCAGGGGCTGATTCGCCTTCTCTCCCGAGCTGAGGAGGATCAGGCGGCGATTTTTATCGTGGACAGCGATCCCAAAGCGGTGAGGCGCATCGAGGAGAACCTGCGGATTACCTTTCCCGGGTTGCGGATTGTGGGCCGAGCGGCCTTCACTCCCGCCATTGCGACCTCGGTCACCACAGCTATCAGAAAAGCCGAGCCCCGAATCGTTTTGATAGGGTGCGCCAGAAAACCGGTTCTTCGCTGGATGATCGGGCAATACGACCAGGTGGGAAATGCCCTGGCTATTGTGGCGTCCCAGGCGGTGGATCGCATGGCGGGGCGCCGTCGCGGAATCTCTCCGGGGGATCTCCTGGGGGCTCCCCTGCAGCTTCTGGTGCCGCTGCTTCTGGTGGGCCACCGGCTGGTTTTGATCCATCGCTGGAAAAAGCTGCAAGCGTGA